One genomic region from Sulfurimonas sp. encodes:
- a CDS encoding efflux RND transporter permease subunit: MIRRFLEFAIDKPLLNHILLTFIMLLSIFAYINIPKEIFPPMNMDKITISGGYAGTSADILDKMVVKNIEDDLQNIDELDSIKTTIKNGFFSIVSDIKSGSDNTTVLSDVKDIVNGVRKDLPADMAEPIAKIKLHSFPLVLIALAGNKSKKELLLLAEDLKSDLSRFKDLSDITIRGDADDEVVITLNEQKLMAFGLKPSQAVASLRNISSIFPIGTIKEKGKHLYISTFNGEKSKHAIESTIISVGDVRVRVGDIADVEFKLSDESELSHYNGARNVSINVTKSKDGNAIALVKQIRELLKKYSVKDEMVKYEIYTDTSIWIKNRLNTVFANISFGLMLVFIAMLIFINRGIAMVVAIGIPVSFMIGLIVTELMGDSLNMLSLLGALIALGMLVDEAIVVAENIYRHLEEGMEKREAAIVGASEMFPAVLTATLTTVFAFLPMLLLTGEMGMFIKIIPIMITVLLLSSLFEAFYFLPLHAHDFLKVSHDDSFTKRIWKKLGSIHSKALHFVFKRKWVSLIVMVTTILLLTFVLIKNSKFQLFPDFDNTQIYVYGKVNINSELEDTEKIVTVLEKVLLANTNENDFSSITSVIGFKMDAKNMVETGDNLFHIFIDLKERAPTNLFDTYISPYLSIEYDASVLSRLNDAEKIATEIEKLIEPFRVLKENKNLVYEELVVKVPGAGVVASDIEISLSGKSEEDILQGVKYLRGALEAIEGVSNVSDDANPGEKELKLRVNEYGQQLGFNEELISNELRSYYLKGEYAKMFNDEGLVRIRIESGINKKIESIDRIEVQVPSSNRFVALSDVCDFIMIQGFVALKKEDGVRIRTVLATLNKKIITSAEAMKKLSPAFDKLKSEGYKIDIKGEEQENAKNKREMMQSAVIAIFLIFITLVWLFDSIKKPLIVISTIPLVLLGVYFGHMVMGINITMPGMIGIVGLAGVVVNDGLIVVNFIKDAKDTEELMKKAGTRLRPILLTSLTTVLGLSTLIFFASGQAMILQPMAISLGFGIAWATVLNLIYVPLLYAVVFKIKDRVI, encoded by the coding sequence ATGATTCGTCGCTTTTTAGAATTTGCCATTGATAAACCACTTTTAAACCATATACTTTTAACATTTATAATGTTACTTTCTATTTTTGCTTATATAAATATACCAAAAGAAATTTTCCCTCCTATGAATATGGATAAAATAACTATTAGCGGTGGTTATGCTGGAACATCCGCTGATATTCTTGATAAGATGGTCGTAAAAAACATAGAAGATGACCTTCAAAATATTGATGAGTTAGATAGTATAAAAACAACTATAAAAAATGGCTTTTTTTCAATAGTAAGTGATATAAAGAGTGGCTCAGATAATACAACAGTTTTAAGTGATGTAAAAGATATAGTTAATGGAGTTAGAAAAGATTTACCCGCAGATATGGCTGAACCAATTGCCAAGATAAAACTACACAGTTTTCCGCTTGTTTTAATAGCCTTAGCGGGAAATAAAAGCAAAAAAGAGTTACTTCTCTTAGCCGAAGACTTAAAGAGTGATTTAAGTAGATTTAAAGACCTTAGCGACATAACAATTCGTGGAGATGCTGATGATGAAGTTGTTATAACTTTAAATGAGCAAAAACTTATGGCATTTGGTTTAAAACCATCTCAAGCTGTTGCATCATTAAGAAACATAAGTTCAATATTTCCTATAGGAACCATTAAAGAAAAGGGTAAGCATCTATACATATCTACTTTTAATGGAGAAAAATCAAAACATGCCATAGAAAGTACTATCATAAGTGTTGGTGATGTTAGAGTTCGTGTTGGTGATATAGCAGATGTTGAGTTCAAACTAAGTGATGAATCTGAGTTATCGCACTATAACGGAGCAAGAAATGTTTCTATTAATGTTACAAAATCTAAAGATGGTAATGCTATTGCTCTTGTAAAACAGATACGAGAGTTGTTAAAAAAGTATTCCGTTAAAGATGAAATGGTAAAGTATGAGATTTACACAGATACTTCGATTTGGATTAAAAACCGTTTAAATACTGTTTTTGCAAATATAAGCTTTGGTCTTATGCTTGTATTTATTGCAATGTTGATTTTCATAAATCGTGGAATTGCTATGGTTGTAGCTATCGGTATTCCTGTTAGTTTTATGATAGGTTTAATCGTTACAGAGTTAATGGGTGATAGTTTAAATATGCTCTCTTTGCTTGGTGCTTTAATAGCTCTTGGTATGTTGGTAGATGAGGCGATTGTGGTCGCTGAAAATATTTACAGGCATCTAGAAGAGGGTATGGAGAAAAGAGAGGCGGCCATAGTTGGTGCATCTGAAATGTTTCCTGCCGTTTTAACTGCTACTCTTACAACAGTTTTTGCCTTTTTACCGATGCTACTACTAACAGGGGAGATGGGAATGTTTATAAAAATCATTCCTATTATGATAACTGTACTTTTACTCTCATCTTTATTTGAAGCATTCTATTTTTTACCACTTCACGCACATGACTTTTTAAAAGTTTCACATGATGACAGTTTTACTAAAAGAATTTGGAAAAAGCTAGGTTCAATACATAGTAAAGCTCTGCATTTTGTGTTTAAGCGTAAATGGGTATCTCTCATAGTAATGGTAACAACAATACTCCTTTTGACCTTTGTCTTAATCAAAAACTCAAAATTTCAACTTTTCCCTGATTTTGATAATACTCAAATATATGTTTATGGAAAAGTGAATATAAATAGTGAACTTGAAGATACAGAAAAAATAGTAACTGTTTTGGAAAAAGTACTTCTTGCAAATACTAATGAAAATGATTTTTCTTCCATAACTTCTGTAATTGGCTTTAAGATGGATGCTAAAAATATGGTAGAAACAGGGGATAATCTTTTTCATATTTTCATAGATTTAAAAGAGAGAGCACCCACTAATTTATTTGATACATATATAAGTCCTTATTTATCCATAGAGTATGATGCGAGTGTATTAAGCAGGCTTAATGATGCAGAAAAAATAGCAACAGAAATAGAGAAACTTATAGAACCATTTAGAGTTTTAAAAGAAAATAAAAACTTGGTTTATGAAGAACTTGTTGTTAAAGTTCCAGGGGCAGGTGTTGTGGCATCTGATATTGAGATAAGTCTTAGTGGAAAAAGTGAAGAGGATATTTTACAAGGAGTGAAGTACTTAAGAGGTGCACTAGAAGCGATAGAAGGAGTAAGTAATGTTTCAGACGATGCTAACCCAGGGGAAAAAGAGTTAAAACTCCGTGTAAATGAATATGGACAGCAATTGGGCTTCAATGAAGAACTTATATCTAATGAACTGAGATCATATTACTTAAAAGGTGAATATGCAAAAATGTTTAATGATGAAGGTCTTGTTCGTATAAGAATAGAGAGTGGCATAAATAAAAAAATTGAATCTATAGATAGAATCGAAGTTCAAGTTCCATCAAGTAATAGATTTGTAGCTTTAAGTGATGTTTGTGATTTTATAATGATACAAGGTTTTGTAGCACTTAAAAAAGAAGATGGAGTTAGAATAAGAACAGTTTTAGCAACTTTAAATAAAAAGATTATAACTTCTGCAGAAGCTATGAAAAAGCTATCCCCCGCATTTGATAAACTTAAAAGTGAAGGTTATAAGATAGACATAAAAGGTGAAGAACAAGAAAATGCTAAAAATAAAAGAGAGATGATGCAATCAGCGGTTATTGCAATATTTCTTATTTTTATAACTTTAGTTTGGCTTTTTGACTCTATAAAAAAACCTTTGATTGTGATAAGTACAATTCCCTTGGTTTTGCTTGGCGTATATTTCGGTCATATGGTAATGGGTATAAATATTACTATGCCTGGAATGATAGGAATAGTAGGTCTTGCTGGTGTTGTTGTTAATGACGGGCTGATAGTTGTTAACTTTATAAAAGATGCAAAAGACACAGAAGAGTTGATGAAAAAAGCTGGCACAAGACTAAGACCTATCTTGCTTACATCATTAACAACAGTTCTTGGACTCTCTACGCTGATTTTCTTCGCATCTGGACAAGCTATGATACTTCAACCAATGGCAATTTCTCTGGGCTTTGGGATAGCTTGGGCAACAGTTCTTAACTTGATTTATGTACCACTACTTTACGCAGTTGTTTTTAAAATAAAAGACAGAGTCATATAA
- the rsmH gene encoding 16S rRNA (cytosine(1402)-N(4))-methyltransferase RsmH produces MQNIPHIPVLYREIITTFESIQDGVIIDCTMGYGGHSSMILEANPNIKLIAIDQDQTAIDFSQKRLKSFGDRVSIRKGRFSLVIKEIIKEVGIQNIRGILADIGVSSLQLDEKDRGFSFDSKTLDMRMDIDAPLSALNVVNEYSFKELQKVLLEYGELRNCKKIASAIVDARPFTCAKELSDATLHLLPRGKKIHPATLLMQAIRIEVNDELGELKSLLQSLEEASFTDAVIAIISFHSLEDRIVKQTYTRWSKNCICPAEAMRCSCSKDNALGKILTKKPLTAQEDELKNNVRSRSAKLRIFKMGKK; encoded by the coding sequence TTGCAAAATATTCCACATATTCCAGTTTTATATAGAGAAATAATTACTACTTTTGAATCTATACAAGATGGTGTAATAATAGATTGTACCATGGGTTATGGTGGACATTCTTCAATGATACTTGAAGCAAATCCAAATATAAAACTAATAGCAATAGACCAAGACCAAACAGCTATAGATTTTTCACAAAAACGACTAAAATCTTTTGGAGATAGAGTAAGCATAAGAAAAGGTCGTTTCTCATTAGTCATAAAAGAAATCATAAAAGAAGTGGGAATCCAAAATATTAGAGGTATTTTAGCTGATATTGGTGTGTCTTCTCTTCAACTTGATGAAAAAGATAGAGGTTTTTCTTTTGATAGTAAAACACTTGATATGAGAATGGATATCGATGCTCCTTTGAGTGCTTTAAATGTTGTAAATGAATACTCATTTAAAGAATTACAAAAGGTACTATTGGAGTATGGAGAACTTAGAAACTGCAAAAAAATAGCTTCGGCAATCGTAGATGCTAGACCGTTTACTTGTGCAAAAGAACTAAGCGATGCAACTTTGCATCTACTGCCACGAGGTAAAAAAATACATCCTGCTACACTTTTAATGCAAGCAATTCGTATAGAAGTAAATGATGAGTTAGGAGAGTTGAAATCTCTTTTACAGAGTTTAGAAGAAGCTAGTTTTACTGATGCGGTCATAGCGATAATCTCTTTTCATTCTTTAGAAGACAGAATAGTTAAACAAACATATACTAGGTGGAGTAAGAACTGCATCTGTCCAGCAGAAGCTATGCGATGCAGTTGTTCTAAAGATAACGCTCTTGGAAAAATTTTAACAAAAAAACCTTTAACAGCACAAGAAGATGAACTTAAAAATAATGTTAGAAGTAGAAGTGCAAAGTTACGGATTTTTAAAATGGGTAAAAAATGA
- a CDS encoding response regulator yields the protein MLETYFNEIIATIAILLITVIYIIIKKSQQKKKQQVEIIEDYFIVDDFNMQSADANEEEVNEEMQEIQDSLDGEEEGSFEEQNKEEFLDEPEVIDAKKDTSSNTLNREKRAVRNIGKITKENFKEFAGQRILVAEDNIINQKVITGLFADSGIEITIADDGQFALDILEKDSNYNFILMDVHMPRVSGFEASKKIRKDSKYNHIIIISLSGDVATDDIRKMTDAGMEEHLEKPLRIEALYKILYTYTKDSSKQTKMQELDTQSGLNICGEDKDFYFEILNEFINTYAKSTEKLQTLLNNKKMNEADKYLLDLSGITANIGANNISKIVLDLKLAITTPKDGRYVELFKNYVQSLNILLQEIETYKS from the coding sequence ATGTTGGAAACTTACTTCAATGAAATAATTGCAACTATCGCAATTTTACTAATAACAGTTATATATATAATCATTAAAAAATCACAACAAAAGAAAAAGCAACAAGTTGAAATTATAGAAGATTATTTTATTGTAGATGATTTTAATATGCAAAGTGCAGATGCTAATGAAGAAGAAGTCAATGAAGAAATGCAAGAGATTCAAGACTCTCTCGATGGAGAAGAAGAAGGAAGCTTTGAAGAGCAAAATAAAGAAGAATTTTTAGATGAACCAGAAGTTATAGATGCTAAAAAGGACACTTCATCAAATACACTAAACAGAGAAAAAAGAGCTGTTCGAAATATTGGCAAAATTACTAAAGAAAATTTCAAAGAGTTTGCAGGTCAAAGAATTTTAGTCGCTGAAGATAATATAATAAATCAAAAAGTAATTACAGGACTTTTTGCTGACTCTGGAATAGAGATCACCATAGCTGATGATGGACAATTTGCACTTGATATTTTAGAAAAAGACTCCAATTATAACTTTATCTTAATGGATGTACATATGCCTAGGGTAAGTGGTTTTGAAGCGAGTAAAAAAATAAGAAAAGATTCAAAATACAACCATATCATAATTATATCTCTAAGTGGAGATGTAGCAACAGATGATATAAGAAAAATGACAGATGCTGGAATGGAAGAGCACCTAGAAAAACCATTGAGAATTGAAGCACTTTACAAAATACTATATACTTATACAAAAGACTCTTCAAAGCAAACAAAAATGCAAGAACTTGATACACAAAGTGGTTTAAATATTTGCGGTGAAGATAAAGATTTTTACTTTGAAATTTTAAATGAATTTATTAATACTTATGCAAAATCCACAGAAAAACTTCAAACTCTTTTAAACAATAAAAAGATGAATGAAGCAGATAAATATTTACTAGATTTAAGTGGTATAACTGCAAATATTGGAGCAAATAATATTAGTAAAATAGTCCTAGATTTAAAACTAGCTATAACTACTCCAAAAGATGGAAGATATGTTGAACTATTTAAAAATTATGTTCAATCTCTTAATATTCTTTTACAAGAAATTGAAACATATAAGTCTTAG
- a CDS encoding metal-sulfur cluster assembly factor, whose protein sequence is MYSKEELFLAISTVIDPEVGFNLVEMGLIYDAQCDDEGNANVTMTLSTKACPMHQMIQQWVKESVEKMANINEVVVEVVWEPVWNITMADDNVKKALGGGA, encoded by the coding sequence ATGTATTCAAAAGAAGAATTATTTTTAGCTATCTCAACAGTAATTGATCCAGAGGTTGGGTTTAACCTTGTTGAGATGGGACTTATATATGATGCCCAGTGTGATGATGAGGGAAATGCAAATGTAACGATGACTCTCTCTACAAAAGCTTGTCCTATGCATCAAATGATACAACAGTGGGTAAAAGAATCTGTTGAAAAAATGGCAAATATTAATGAGGTTGTTGTAGAAGTTGTTTGGGAGCCAGTATGGAATATTACAATGGCTGATGATAATGTAAAAAAAGCTCTAGGTGGTGGAGCCTAA
- a CDS encoding glutamate-5-semialdehyde dehydrogenase has product MEQFLQEAKNASRILSGISGAQKKIILNEMATAIRENTKNLLVANALDMEDGKKNNLSPALMDRLFLDEGRIDAMAVAIEEISALKEPVGRILDGWVTDDGLKIEKVTIPIGVIGIIYESRPNVTSDTAALCFKSSNVCVLKGGKEAEHSNRAIAKVLQDVLGKNDLPTALISLLEDSSREGVAKLIKMDKYVDLIIPRGGAGLIKYVSANATVSVVKHDKGQCHTYIDKDAKLDDAIAISLNAKVQRPGVCNAMETLLVDKVIANTALIELKKAFDKEGTQLKGCVNTQAIIEVQNATDKDYNTEYLDNILNIKVVDGVEGAIEHIVRFGSGHSEAIITQDLTTAEKFLNAIDAAAVYLNASTRFTDGGAFGFGAEVGISTNKLHARGPMGIEGLTTYKFKIYGSGQIR; this is encoded by the coding sequence ATGGAACAGTTTTTACAAGAAGCAAAAAATGCAAGTAGAATATTATCTGGAATTAGTGGAGCTCAAAAGAAGATAATTTTAAATGAAATGGCAACAGCCATAAGAGAAAATACAAAAAATCTACTTGTGGCAAATGCTCTTGATATGGAAGATGGAAAAAAGAATAATCTATCTCCCGCTTTAATGGATAGACTTTTTTTAGATGAAGGTCGTATAGATGCTATGGCTGTGGCAATAGAAGAGATTTCTGCACTTAAAGAGCCTGTTGGAAGAATTTTAGATGGTTGGGTTACAGATGATGGACTTAAAATAGAAAAAGTAACTATTCCTATTGGTGTTATTGGAATCATATATGAGTCACGCCCTAATGTAACCAGTGATACAGCAGCTTTATGTTTTAAAAGTTCTAATGTTTGTGTTTTAAAAGGTGGTAAAGAAGCCGAACATTCAAACAGAGCAATAGCAAAAGTTCTTCAAGATGTTTTAGGTAAAAATGATTTACCAACTGCATTAATCTCTCTTTTAGAAGATTCTTCAAGAGAGGGAGTTGCTAAACTTATAAAGATGGATAAGTATGTTGATTTAATTATTCCTCGTGGCGGAGCAGGGCTTATCAAATATGTAAGTGCAAATGCAACGGTAAGTGTTGTTAAGCATGATAAAGGGCAGTGTCATACTTACATAGATAAAGATGCAAAACTAGATGATGCAATTGCGATATCATTAAACGCAAAAGTTCAACGACCTGGAGTTTGTAATGCAATGGAAACGCTGTTAGTTGATAAGGTAATTGCAAACACAGCACTGATAGAGTTAAAAAAAGCATTTGATAAAGAAGGAACACAACTAAAAGGTTGTGTAAATACTCAAGCAATTATAGAAGTGCAAAATGCAACTGATAAAGATTATAATACTGAATATTTAGATAATATTTTAAATATAAAAGTCGTAGATGGAGTTGAGGGTGCGATTGAACATATAGTTAGATTTGGTTCTGGTCATTCTGAGGCTATAATAACACAAGACTTAACAACTGCAGAGAAGTTTTTAAATGCAATAGATGCTGCCGCTGTTTATCTTAATGCATCTACTCGTTTTACAGATGGAGGAGCTTTTGGTTTTGGAGCAGAAGTAGGTATAAGTACAAATAAACTTCATGCTCGTGGACCAATGGGAATAGAGGGACTTACAACTTATAAATTTAAAATTTATGGAAGTGGACAAATTAGATAA
- a CDS encoding pyrroline-5-carboxylate reductase, which produces MKTITFIGNGNMALSIAKGLKANYQIQVVGRSFEKLDKFEDKLGVKIQKALLDDFDMNDKTILLCVKPANVEEISTRLKGKARVIFSVLAGTTLAKIRQNLNPLAVVRTMPNLAASVNKSMTTLTGDEEFKEEALELLGTIGTTRWLQSEKEIDIATALAGSGPAYLALIAEALADGAVQQGLKRDDAMAIMRGLFSGFGDLIQDIHPAILKDGVMSPGGTTAAGYGALEDAKVRSACMNAVKEAYKKTKEL; this is translated from the coding sequence ATGAAAACTATCACTTTTATTGGAAATGGAAATATGGCGTTAAGTATTGCAAAAGGCTTAAAAGCAAACTACCAAATCCAAGTAGTTGGAAGAAGTTTTGAAAAACTTGATAAGTTTGAAGATAAACTTGGAGTTAAAATTCAAAAAGCTTTACTTGATGATTTTGATATGAATGATAAAACTATACTTTTATGTGTTAAACCTGCCAATGTTGAAGAAATTTCTACAAGACTAAAAGGTAAGGCAAGAGTGATTTTTTCAGTTTTAGCAGGAACAACATTAGCAAAAATCAGACAAAACTTAAATCCATTAGCTGTAGTAAGAACTATGCCAAACCTAGCAGCAAGTGTAAACAAATCTATGACAACACTTACTGGTGATGAAGAGTTTAAAGAAGAAGCTTTAGAACTCTTAGGAACCATTGGAACTACAAGATGGTTACAAAGTGAAAAAGAAATAGACATCGCAACTGCTTTAGCTGGAAGTGGTCCAGCATATCTAGCTTTAATCGCTGAAGCTCTAGCCGATGGAGCCGTACAGCAAGGACTAAAAAGAGATGACGCTATGGCTATTATGAGAGGTTTATTTAGTGGTTTTGGTGATTTGATACAAGATATTCACCCTGCTATATTAAAAGATGGAGTAATGAGCCCAGGAGGAACAACAGCTGCAGGTTATGGAGCTTTAGAAGATGCTAAAGTTAGAAGTGCATGTATGAACGCAGTAAAAGAAGCATATAAAAAAACTAAAGAGTTATAA